The following coding sequences lie in one Bacteroidales bacterium genomic window:
- a CDS encoding 3'-5' exonuclease, with product MLELLNLDNVLFLDVETAPMVAEYKQLPPAYKKLWDHKTQYMMKREEDTPETIFQKAGIFAEFAKVICVSTGVMRTIEGKRTFRIKSFSGDDEKKVLEDLATMLNTSFGKKEQMLCGHNIKEFDIPFLSRRMMVNGIKHPAVLDLSGKKPWEVGHLDTMELWKFGDYKNYTSLELLATLFNIPSPKEDIEGSDVARVYWIEKDLPRIVEYCQRDVFTVAQLMLKYQGKPLIKEEDLVISK from the coding sequence ATGTTAGAACTTCTCAATCTCGACAATGTACTTTTTCTTGACGTGGAAACCGCGCCAATGGTGGCTGAATACAAACAATTGCCTCCAGCGTATAAAAAACTTTGGGATCACAAAACCCAGTATATGATGAAGCGCGAAGAAGATACTCCTGAAACTATTTTTCAGAAAGCAGGAATCTTTGCCGAGTTTGCAAAAGTAATTTGTGTTTCTACAGGTGTAATGCGGACAATAGAAGGGAAAAGAACATTTCGCATAAAATCTTTTTCCGGTGATGATGAGAAAAAAGTTCTTGAAGACCTTGCAACAATGCTGAACACGAGTTTTGGCAAAAAAGAACAAATGCTTTGCGGACATAATATTAAAGAATTCGATATTCCGTTTTTATCGCGCCGCATGATGGTGAATGGCATCAAACACCCGGCTGTTCTCGACCTATCAGGAAAAAAACCATGGGAAGTTGGTCATCTTGATACTATGGAACTTTGGAAATTTGGTGATTATAAAAATTACACTTCGCTGGAATTGTTAGCTACTTTATTTAACATACCTTCACCCAAGGAAGATATTGAAGGCAGTGATGTTGCCCGTGTATACTGGATTGAGAAAGATCTTCCCCGTATAGTGGAATATTGCCAGAGGGATGTATTTACTGTTGCACAGCTCATGTTAAAATACCAGGGAAAACCCCTTATCAAAGAAGAAGACCTGGTAATTTCAAAATAA